The Burkholderia ambifaria AMMD genome contains the following window.
GAAGGTGGTGCAGGCGGCCGGGCGCGTGATCCGCACCGAGCACGACGAGGGCGTCGTGCACCTGATCGACGATCGTTACCGGCGGCGGGAGGTGCGCGATCTGCTGCCGCGCTGGTGGCGGATCGGGTGATCGTCTCGGGCGACCGGCTCGGGGGCCGTAGCGCGTGCGCGCTTGCGCCGAATCCCTACAGCACGTTGAGCATTGCGAGCGCGGCTTCCTGCAGATGCGGCAGCACGCGCCGCACGGCCGCGTCCGTCGCTTCCGTGCCGATCGGCATGTTCGTGCTCAGCGCGGCGACGACTTCGCCATGACGGTTCTTCAACGGCACCGCGATGCCGCGCACGCCGACCTGCAATTGCTGCTCGATGACCGCGAAGCCCGCGTCGCGCGCGTGGTCGACCTGTTCGAGCAGTCGTGCCTTGTTGGTGATCGTGTGCGGCGTGAACGGGGCGAGTTCGGCGTCGGCGAGCCACGCGCGGACGGCCTCCCGATCCGGATGATGGGCGAGCAGCACGACGCCGGGCGACGTCAGCGGCGCCGGCACGCGTGCGCCGAGCACGAAGCCGGTCGTCATCACGCGCGACACGCCGTTGCGGGCGATGAACACGAGTTGCCAGCCATCGAGCACGCTCACGTACGCCGATTCGTTCAGCGACGCGCTCAGTTGCTGCAGATACGGCTGGACCGTGCGCGGCAGCCGCGCCGAATCGAAGTACGACCAGCCGACCCGCAGCACGCGCGGCGTGAGGCCGTACAGCTTGCCGTCGGTGTACACGTAGCCGAGCGATTCGAGCGTCAGCAGGTAACGCCGCGCGGCCGTG
Protein-coding sequences here:
- a CDS encoding IclR family transcriptional regulator domain-containing protein yields the protein MKKTDLDRRDWIAGLEKGLAILEAFDSQHARMTPTQAAARTGLTRTAARRYLLTLESLGYVYTDGKLYGLTPRVLRVGWSYFDSARLPRTVQPYLQQLSASLNESAYVSVLDGWQLVFIARNGVSRVMTTGFVLGARVPAPLTSPGVVLLAHHPDREAVRAWLADAELAPFTPHTITNKARLLEQVDHARDAGFAVIEQQLQVGVRGIAVPLKNRHGEVVAALSTNMPIGTEATDAAVRRVLPHLQEAALAMLNVL